The following proteins are co-located in the Silene latifolia isolate original U9 population chromosome 1, ASM4854445v1, whole genome shotgun sequence genome:
- the LOC141654995 gene encoding protein FAR-RED ELONGATED HYPOCOTYL 3-like translates to MWHILKKLPEKVGPVICKDTEFLKKINRCVWSKDVEPPEFEERWTTVVESHGLSDNEWLKEKRLDENDLRVESKTTFSKNFTNPNLTLVEFWMRFESAMDAQRWTHSKLVAQSKTPSPFMSTPLALEKHASEIYTPTIFGEFQKEVEASCYSCGIGDKEKDKTYPILYTDIIDQVRNKTYKVGFKKNDVSVVCTCKKFERHGMLCRHALCVFKDRGIQKVPSDYLLSRWSKLATFQPIVGPNGQLLADCTSMDVQKNKVGELWSELFTCVALVEQSLRHCDELLGILREFKERVKITPDKSGNTGISKVKDKNAEIGMLLGTNIPSEIKVLPPRQCKNKGSGKRLISQRERAGEVTKKPLRKCRACGEMANHDSRNCDRRTTDNE, encoded by the exons atgtggcacatactaAAAAAGTTGCCTGAGAAAGTAGGGCCTGTAATATGTAAAGATACTGAGTTCCTGAAGAAGATAAACCGATGTGTTTGGAGCAAAGATGTGGAGCCGCCTGAATTTGAGGAAAGGTGGACAACAGTAGTTGAATCTCATGGGTTGTCGGATAACGAGTGGCTTAAGGAGAA GAGGCTTGATGAGAACGACCTCCGTGTCGAGTCGAAAACCACTTTTTCAAAGAACTTCACTAATCCTAATTTAACCCTAGTTgagttttggatgagatttgagagtgcaaTGGATGCTCAAAGATGGACTCATTCGAAACTTGTTGCACAATCAAAAACTCCTTCCCCCTTTATGTCGACTCCATTAGccctagaaaagcatgcatcAGAAATCTACACTCCAACAATTTTCGGCGAGTTTCAAAAGGAAGTCGAAGCATCTTGCTATTCATGTGGTATTGgggataaagaaaaagataaaaccTATCCAATTCTATACACAGATATCATAGATCAAGTTCGAAATAAAACGTATAAGGTTGGTTTTAAGAAGAATGATGTTTCAGTGGTATGCACAtgcaagaagtttgaaagacATGGAATGCTCTGTCGACATGCTCTGTGTGTCTTTAAAGATCGGGGAATTCAGAAAGTTCCAAGTGACTACCTGCTTAGTCGGTGGAGCAAACTAGCAACCTTCCAGCCAATCGTTGGCCCTAATGGCCAGTTGCTTGCTGATTGTACATCAATGGATGTACAGAAAAACAAAGTTGGCGAGTTATGGTCAGAGTTGTTTACTTGTGTGGCACTTGTTGAACAGAGTCTTAGGCATTGTGATGAGTTGCTTGGGATTTTGCGTGAGTTCAAGGAAAGGGTAAAAATTACCCCTGATAAAAGTGGAAATACTGGTATTTCAAAGGTAAAGGACAAGAATGCTGAAATTGGGATGCTTTTAGGAACAAACATTCCTAGTGAGATTAAGGTTTTGCCTCCAAGGCAGTGCAAAAACAAAGGCTCGGGAAAAAGGCTGATCTCACAAAGAGAACGAGCTGGGGAAGTGACGAAGAAACCGCTAAGAAAATGCAGGGCCTGTGGGGAGATGGCGAACCACGACAGTAGGAATTGTGACCGAAGGACAACCGACAATGAGTAG